A region of the Candidatus Dependentiae bacterium genome:
ATGCAATCGCTTTTTCAAATTCAAGATTCTCTGCCGCTTGCACCATCTCATCTTTAAGTTCTGCAATGCGTTGCTCAAGTTCATCTTGAGAAAAGTTCTTTTTATTTTTCTTTTTGTTAGCCTTTGAGGCTTCTGCAATCGCTTTTTGAATATTACTGATACTTTTAACCACTTCACGTTTTACCGTTTTTGGCGTGATATTATGTGCTTTGTTAAAAGCTAATTGAATTTCACGTCGGCGATCTGTTTCATCAATTGCCGATTGCATTGATTTGGTGATTTTATCAGCATACATGATCACCTTACTTTCGGTGTTCCGTGCGGCACGGCCAATAGTTTGAATTAATGAACGTTTATCGCGCAAGAAACTTTCAATATCTGCATCCATAATTGCAACAAGCGCAACTTCCGGTAAATCCAAACCTTCACGCAGTAAATTCACACCAACTAAGCAATCAAACGTACCCAACCTCAATTTCTGTAACAACTCTGTCCGTTGTGGCGTTTTCAGTTCACTATGCAAATAACAAACTTTAATTTGACGATCTTCAAGATAATGAGCTAGCTCTTCGGCCAATTTTTTGGTCAATACTGTAACTAATGTACGAAAACCTTTATCGGCAGTTTGATTAATTTCATTAATTAAGTGATCAATTTGGCCAACACGTGATTGCACATGGACTTCAGGGTCAATCAAACCTGTTGGGCGAATGATTTGTTCTGCAATGGTATCCGATTGTTGAATCTCATACGGTCCCGGTGTTGCTGAGACAAATACCACATTATTAAAATACGTTTCAATTTCTTCAAATTGCAACGGACGATTATCAAATGCTGACGGCAAACGAAAACCAAAATCAATCAATGATTTCTTACGTGAACGATCTCCTGCATACATTCCTCGTAATTGCGGAACCGCAATATGTGACTCATCAATCATTAACAGGAAATCATTATCTTCATAAAAATCAAATAGAGTATACGGCCTTTCACCAGATTTACGACCATCAAAATGTACTGAATAGTTCTCAATACCGGAGCAATAACCAACCTCTTGCAACATTTCAATATCATGCGAAACTCGTTGCTTAATGCGCTCTTGATATAATGGATTTTTAACTTGTGGCGCCCATTGCTGCAACTCCGATTTGATACTTCTTATTGCACCATCTATACGATTTTGTGGTGTTACAAAATGCTTTGCAGGGAACACAATAGTGTTATCCAACTCCATTTGCACATTATTATTCTGTTTTGACACCCATTGCATTGCTTCAATAGTATTGCCAAAAAGCTCGATTCTCAATTTATCTTTTTGATACGGTAAATTAACTTCAATAGCATTACCCAAAACTTGCATGGTGCCCGATGCACGCTGTACATCATTGCGCACATATTGAATCGCAACTAACTTTTGCAACAGCTCTTTACGTGAAATATTTTGACCAACCTTCAGATGAAATGCCAAACTACGATAATCCTCAGGATTACCTAATGAATAGATACATGAAACCGAAGCGATGACAATCGTATCGCGACGATTAACCATCGAAGCGGTTGCCTCAACGCGCAAACGTTCAATCTCACTATTTACTTTTGTCTCTTTTGGCACATACACATCTTGTGCCGGCAGATATGATTCCGGTTGATAATAGTCATAATAACTGACAAAATAACATACTTTGTTTTCAGGAAAAAATTGACAAAACTCCTCATAAAGCTGAGCAGCCAATGTTTTATTTGGTGATAAAATCAATACAGGTTTATCCTGATTTGCAATCACATTTGCCATGGTAAATGTTTTGCCCGAGCCGGTTACACCTAAAAGTGTCGATTTACCTGGCCTATTTTGGCTTAATTTCTCAATTGCTTTGCCCTGATCGCCAGAGACCGGAAATGGTGAGTGAAGTTTAAACAGTTTATTTTTCATACCCATAATTATAACATAAAATTCAAAAAATGCAGATTTTTGACTTACGGATATTATTATTCTAAATTGATTTTTATATATTTTTAAGCTAAGGAGCCCTGTAATGCTATCTCTTTTACTCCTTTGTTGCCTATCAACATTTCATCTTTCTGCTGCTGATAAAGCTTCCAATCAAAAAAAATTAGTCCTACCTGCCAATATTGCAAAAGCTATCGCATGGCACCAAGGCATGTCATATGGCCCTACCTATAGCCAAGAAAAATCTGATAAAGGGATAGTACATGCATTCTGCCTTAATGCTCACCACCAAATAGGCGTAGTTAAACTCAATAATAACAGTTTAACTTTTTCATTTTGCGATAAAGTCCGTTTTGAAATACCAGATATAGCCAAATATCCTCAACGCTACTTCATCTATCGCTCATCCTATGATCAACAAGCTGAACAACAAATCGAAAAAACGCATGCACAATGCAAAAATATTCAACAATCATCTTCAGCGAAAAGCGCACTCAAACGATATAAAAGAATCATTAAAAAAGAACAAGAAAAACTTGGCAGTTATACTAAAGATATCGCGCCCTATGCATCAGCTTATCTTATTGATCTAGAAAAATGGGCTGAAATACATACAGAATCCACCTAAAAGGACCATTTAAACCCTAGCAAACCTCATAATCTTATCTTAGGACAAAGGCCGTCAATTTGACAAATAGAAAATAAACATGTAATCTTAAAGACATATCCTAATGTTATAAAAATAAGGTTATAATCTATGATATCAATAAAAAAACAGGCTTTTTTATCTGTTTCTATTTTATTTAGCAGCAGTATAACATTTTGTGCTGATTCCCAAGCCGGCACAGAGCTAATACAGGTAACATCCACCTCATATCCATTTAATGGCAAGCAACAGAGTGTCAAACTAAAAAAAGATACACTCATAAAAATGCCCTATGTACGTGCATTATTACAACAACCTCAAGATTATGACAATCCAATGACATATAGCAAAAATAGATTATATCTAGACTTTAAATCCCCTCAAGAAGAAAATATATTTCTTCTTTTATATACTCTATTACAAAGAATACAACCTGAAGATACTATGTACGATATTCTTCAACAGATTCAACAGCACTACCCTCATAGCATTAAAAATATCAATGAGACTCTGGCTATTGCACATAAATATTTGAGTATTACATCTGCACTTAATACATTACGAGAATTGAATGCACAACCTCTGATTAAAGAGCTTGGAGCAACAAAAGAACAAATACACAAAGATTTTTTTACACCTGACACAAAAATTGAATTGTTAATTTTATCAGTAATTCGTGCAGAAAAAAAATCTATTAAAATCGCTTGCTATAAATTCAATAATGAACATATCGTCGAAGAATTACACAAAGCTCATAAGCGTGGCGTTAAGGTAGAAGTCATTGTAGATAAAACCAATAATTCAGATGATATCATTCAATTATTTAAACTATATAAAATTCCTTATTATGAATGGAATGACCCTGAAAGATCCAAGGCTATCATGCATGCTAAGTTTATGTTGTGTGAACAAAACATTCTAGACCAATCATTAATCTTGTCCGGTTCATATAATTTTACTCATGCTGCAGAACTTTGGAATACAGAACATATGAGCGTATATAATAACAAAGCTTCTTACAACAAATTTAAAGATCAATTTCAACATCTAAAGCAACAATCACGCCCGGTGGTCAAAGGGATTGAAGATGAAAAACACCTTGCTGCATTAGCTCAAGACTATGAACATCAATTAGTAGAAAAATACACACCGGAAGCCTATAACATCTTAAAGGCATTTAAACTGGAAAAAGAATTACAAGATATCGTGCGATATGCACAAGAAATAAAAGCCGCAAGAACCTTAGGCTCAAAACGTTCATCTGATAACAGATCACCAAATGAGCAAAACCTACATAAAAGATCAAGATCTTAATGCAAAAAAACAGCTAAATACAGGTAAACAACATTTTTGTTGCAATTTGTCATTTATATGTTATATTTAAAACAGTTAGTTTTCATATTGTTTTATTCAAAAAATAGAGGTATTAATCATGAATAAACTATTTTTAGCTTTAAGCTTAGTCTGTATTGCAGGAAATATATCTGCTGCTGACACTGAAAAAAGTAAAAAACGAATGACACGCGAAGAGCGTGCAGCATTAGCATTACAAAAAGCTATGGACGCAAAAGAAAGAGGTAAACGTAAAACTTATAAAAAAAGCATCGAATCAAGCGCAAAGCTTGAACGTCCGACAGCAATTCTTTTTGTTGCACAAGACAAAACAAAAAAGAAAGAACAAAAACTGAGCTCTCGCACAATGAAAAGATATATTAAGCGATTAGAACGTGCAGTAAATAATCCACGCGCTTCAGAAGGCACAAAAAAGGGATGCTCAATATTATTGGCCGATCTTTATAATGAATTATCAAAAAAAGACAAAAAGCTTATCTCTAAAGCTCATGAATGGAAACAAAAAGCAACTGGTCTGCAAATGGAACAACTGGATGAAACTAAAGTTGCAGAAACTTTAGAAAAAAATCCAAACGAGTACACTCTTGAAGAAGCTGATGCACTTGATTTTGAGCAATTTGTGCTTGTTATGAAAGCTCAGATCAATCAAAAGTAATTAAATATTAAATGGAGGTTATAGCATGTATAAAAAAATAAAAGCAGTTTTATTCTGTATTATTGTTGCGGGTATAAATAACAATGCACAAGCATCATCAAAAAACTGGATGTATGCCGGCTTGGCAGCAACAGTTGCAACTGCATGCTATTACACCTACCAAAATTACAATCAATCTTTATTTTCAAATTATAACAGATCGTTATTTGGCAATTTTTATACACGTGCAAAACAATGGATACCATCTTGGCCAACAAGCACCGTTAAAAATACAGATCCTGGCAGCATTGCATCTACAAGTTCTGATGGCTCTTCTAGTGATGAAGAAACTCAAGATAATACAATAAAAAAAGTATCATTACTACAACGAACCAATTCGATCTTGATTAAAAGAAACAGCGGAAGAGAAGAAACTATTTCACTACAGACCAATTTACTATTGCAACAATCATTGCGTCGATCAGTGACAAACCTTACAAAGTTTGAACCTAATGGCATAGCAGGCCAATTGACAGACATTTGTTTGGCCTCAATATATGAAGACAATTTTAACAACAATAAGATTATTACATTTTTCAATGAACACCTGGAACTTAAAAACAGCGATATTCATAGATGGGCAAAAAAGTTCATGAAAAATAATGCATCTGTCATGTCACGTATAATCAATGCGATTGAAGATAATGATTACCAAAAAGAACTTATCGTTTTAAATCCATCACGTATAAGACGACTGGAAAAACAGGTTCCTGAAAATAAGAATAATCATTTATTCAAACGAATAAAAAAAGAAGCATTAGACAAAAGAAAAGAACTAAAGCAAGAACTTGAAGAAAATATTAATACAATTAAAGATGACGTGATTAATGAGCAAGGCAAATTATTGACTGAACTAACAAAAAATCCGGCATTCAAAGCGTTAGCTTATACCGACAAAGGCAAAGAGCCGGCTGCTGATCAAAGTTAGATTCACAAAAAACATTGATAAAATTGAATCAATTTTTGGGCTAAAACTGCAGGTTTATAGTTTTGGCCTGTTTCATGTGCATATTCTGATAACAGGCTTAATTGTTCAGGGCTATGCGCTAATTCCTTAATAACATCTACCATTTCACCTTCATTTACAACGATATAACCATTTTGCGCCTGTTTTATTATATCTCGTTGCCCTGCACCATCAAAAGCAATTACCGGAGCTCCTGCAGCCATAGCTTCAGCTAAAACTAGCCCTTGTGTGTCTGTTTTTGATGGAAAAAGAAACATATCAGCTGATTGATATGCTTGTTCAATTTCATTCTTTGATGGTTTATATATAAATTGCACGACATCTTTTGGCAATCTTAACTGCTCAAATGCATACTCACGCAAATGGTCATACTCAACGCCAAAACCGATTAATTTCAACTGAAACAAAACATTTTGTTCGATTAATTGTTGTGCAACGTGCAATATCGCTTTTATATTTTTCTCTTTGGTCATGCGACTCACAACCAACAAATGCAACATACCATTCTCAACCGGACGCTTTTTTATATGTGTCGGCAAAAATATGGATAATAATCCACTCGGTATAACCTTTATTGGTGTTTCAATTGTATTATCGATTAAATAATCCTGAATCGATGAACTTGGCGCTATAATACCATCAACCTGTCTACAAAACTTTAATACACTATATGTCGTTATTTTTTTCACAAATGCTTGAGGCAATGGAATATAGTGAGCGTATGCCTCATATATAGTGTGATAGGTAAATATCATCGGAATATGCATCTGCTTTGCAACTTGCATTGCACTATGACCTAATAAAAAAGGATGATGTACATGCACAATGTCCGGTTTGATTTCTGAAATCAACTGTCGTATCTGTTTTTTAGCACGCCATGGAATGGCCATATGATTTTTTTTATATATAAACGTAATTGGACAATACAATCGCTTTACCCACGTAGGATCTTGATAATTTTTACCTGAAAAATCCAAGGTAATGAGCGTAACTATATGACCTAATTTTTGCAGTGCATCAACTTGTGCATTTATAGAGCTGACAACACCGCCACTATAAGGACTATAATTATTAGTAACCATTACTATGTTCATATATTATCCAAATTAATAATCTAATATGCAATAGATCAACAACATGAAACTAATGCGCTATGATCACTTTTTTTTATTATAGTTAATATTTTTGGCATTAAAAAAAGAATAAGAAAAAAACTATAAGACATTGAAAAAACCTATACGCTAAAAAATGGAATTTCCCTTAGTATAAAGGTTTTTTTCATCATCTGCAAAACGATTATGGAAACGTTTTCACTCCCAATTTTGCCCAATCAGCATTAAATGTATCAATACCTTTATCAGTCAAAACATGATTTGTTGATTTCTCCAAAACCGCAAGAGGCACTGTTGCTGCATCTGCACCTGCTATAATCGCTTCATGCAAATGGCGCACACCTCTGATCGACGCGGCCAAAATTTGTGTTTCATATGCATAATCATCAATAACATCACGCAATTCAATTAATAAATCTTTTCCCTCAACATCAATATCATCCCATCTGCCGATAAATGGTGAAATATAGGTAACGCCCAACTTACACATAAACAAACTTTGTACCAAACTAAAAACAAGCGTTATATTCAATTTGACCCCCTCATCAACCAACTGTGCAATAACTGGATAATAATCACGATGACATGGAATTTTCACCAAAATATTATCCGCAAGTGATGCAATCGCTTTTGCTTGTTTATACACTTTTTTTGGATCTTGCTCTGTGACTTCAACACTGATTTCGCCATCAGGAAGCAAATCGCAAATCTCCAACACTCTTTTTTTTGGATTTTTACCCTCTTTTGCCAAATGACTTGGATTAGTAGTTACTCCATCAATTAACCCGGTGCCAGCCCATTCTTTTATTGCGGCAACATCGGCTGTATCGAGAAATAGTTTCATTAGTCTTCCTTTATTTATGCGATAGATAGATACATCATCTATAGCATAAAAAGATAAGATCTCAAATAGATTAAAGTACTTATATAAAAAAATATTTACAATTATAAAATCAATCTGATAGAATAAAAGTATAAAAAACCAATGAAGCATTTAATTTTTAGGGGAAAAAATGAAGTTATATGCAATACTCAGCTTATTCCTGTGTGTATGCACCATGCATGGATATTTTACACCACCGGCAGGACCGCAAAATGAAACAATTGATCAAGCAAAAACTCGCTTTGAACAAATGGCCGTACGCCAAATAAATAACATAGATATGTCAACACTCACTGAAAATCAACTACATGCTTTTAAAGAACTTTCTCAATCAATATTCCATAGAGAAATTGCAAGCGCCGGCTGCTTTAGCCAAGCAAACCGACGGAAATACGAAGTAATGTATCAAAAAATTGGTGAAATTGAATGTTGTCACAAAAGGATATTTTAATGAAAAAATTAATTATTTTATTAAGCTTCATAACAGCAAACTTATATACAAATCCACCAAAAAATTCCTACCCTACTCTACATGAAGAACAAGTTACATTGGCCGAAAAAGCTGCAACCAAAGCTATAGCATTGGCAAGAAAAAAAGAAATTAATGCCAGCAGACTTGAAATAAAAAAAGCATTAAATGCAATTGCCGGATTCAATACTCTATCCCTATTTGCATCAAATGAAAAAATGAACAAACAAGCCGAAAATCGAATTCAACAACATGCTCAGCGCCTTGAAAATGTAAGAACTGCTATAGAAATTGCTGAAGACTTAAACACTAAGCATGAACAATTAAACAAATCAGATACAAATACGGCCAATGCGTCATCAGAAAATAAAACAAAACAAGAAAAAGGCATCAAAAGACGCCTGGATAATCTTTTTGATAAAGTAAGAAATAAAGTAAAATCAGTAACGTCCCTACCGCACTAACCCTTCAGTCTCTATAACCACCGGAGGCACCGGACATTGCGACGTTCGTAGAACATAAATAAGTATAAATCCGGTAATAAGAGCCAGCAACACGAAGATTTGTTTTGTTGTCATCATCTTTTTTCCTTTATATTTGCTCAATTATACTCTCTTGTTTATGATACAAATAACATATACAACAAAAAAAAAGCGATAGTTTTTTATAAACTATCGCTTTTTTTTATTTTTAAAACGACCCGGTTACTTGACACCTTCAAATACTTTTTTGATAGATGCCAATGAACCGACTAATGAACTTGCTTCATAAGGAACCAAAATCATTTTGTCATTTTTACCTTCCATCATTTGCGGCAACGTTTTGATATATTGCATTGCAATCATGTATGGCATTGGATCACCATTAGGAATCGAAGTTTGCACCATCTTAATCGCTTCGGTTTCTGCTTTTGTGATTCTAAGCCGCGCATCTGCTGCACCTTCAGCACGCCTTATCTCTGCTTCTGCTTCTCCTTGAGCACGTAAAATGTTAGATTCTTTAACACCTTCTGCCTCTAAAATTGCGGCACGTTTGGTACCTTCAGATTCCAAAATAATTGCACGACGATCACGCTCTGCACGCATCTGTTTTTCCATTGCATGACGAATATCAATCGGTGGATTAACCTCTTGCAATTCTACACGGTTAACCTTCACACCCCATTTATCCGTTGCTTCATCTAAAATAATGCGCAAACGCTCATTAATTTGTGAACGCGAAACCAAACTCTCATCAAGTTCCATTGAACCGATAACATCACGCAATGTAGTCTGTGTTAATTTTTCAATAGCTTCTGATAAGTTTGAGACTTCATAAACTGCAGCTTTAGGATCAGTAATTTGATAATAAAGCAATGCATTAATTTCCATCGTTACGTTATCTCGAGTAATTACATTTTGCTTTGGAAAATCATACACCGCTTCACGCAAATCAATGCGATACGTATGGCGCGTATAACGATAATACCGTTTACCCTCAGACTGTTCTACATAGGTCCATGACACTCCACGCGGGATCTCTATGAATGGAATAACAAAATGCAAGCCGGGCAATAATGTGCGATCATATTTACCCAATTTTTCGATTACAATCGCTTCCGCTTGACGTACCAAGTAAACTGCACGCATCAAGAATGTGATAAGAAATATAAAAACGGCCCCAAAAAAGATAATAAAGCCGTAAGGAATCATGTTGAACATAATATGTTCCTTTCAATGAAAAATTATTAAAAGATATTTTTATTTGTTTAAATCGAAGGAACGAACAATTACATGTGCCCCTCGTACATCAATCACCTCTACCGGACAACCGACAGCAATAATCTCATCATGCATTGTTTTATAGGCCCACACCTGGCCACCAATATGCACATAACCAAATCTATTTAATGTTGCCGGTGTTACCACCACACCTTTTTTCCCTTGCATAGCATACACATTTGAATGATGATGTTTATTCCCACTCTGTTTTCTCACCCATTTGTTGAGCACAAAAAAAGCCGCAATGCTTGAAACAATAAATATAATTGCTTGATCAAACATCGTTATACACAATGCGCTCGCAAAAGATGTGATTAATGCACCAAAAGAGAATGATAAGAAATAAAATAGCCCCGGACTGCCAAGTTCAAACAGTAAGAAAAATAGAGCAACGATGAGCCAAAAAAAGATATAATTGTTCATTGAAGCACCTCCCATAGTTGTAGTATAGAAGTGAAAAGATTACATTTTTAATTATACCTATTTTTTCATAAAAGGCAAGATGGTAAGATTCCAAATGGAACTTATTAATTTAAAAATTGCACAAAAAAAGAGCCCGCAATAAATCGAGCTCTTTTTTTTCAAACGTAATGTTTTTATTCAGAAGCAGATCTATCCCATTCTTCTTGAGACATGAATGTCGGCTTTTGAGGCAAACTCTTGTTTTCTATAAATTCTTTATAATTGTCTACTACAACTGTAGCACCCTTATCTCGCAACAATTCTTCAGCAACTTTGTTATTTACCGACAATGCTGCACCTAATGGACTGAACACTCCATCATGCGCATTAAGTAACTCTAACTCCATATCGGCAACTAAACTTTCAACCTTGTCATTATCATCTTTAGAAGCAATTGCATTTATCAAAATCTCTAGAGTTTCCCCTTGAAACCTTTGTTGATCAAACGCTAATTCTGCCGCAAACAATTGACCGGCTGAAACAGCCAATAAAGAAAGTAATATCATTTTTTTCATGACATCTCCTACCCGCCCATTTTTTTAAGGACTTTTAAGGTGTTTCTCACCCTGTTTTATACTTAGAGCCAGACCATCCAGCTCTTTATTTTAATTTCATAATAGCAATTAATGGGGGGGGGGCATTGCAAGACTTTTTTATAAAAAATCTTATTAAACTGGGGCTTTTCGTCAATTCAGGTGTTTTTTGTCAAAAATGAAGACATCTTTGCTTTTCAACCATGGAAAAAATGAAACAGATCGTTGATCATTATTTAATTTGCTGAAAACACCACACAACTAGAAAACCTCTTTTGTTACGCGGAGCACATCAAGAGTGATAAGCTGAATCAGCTCTTTGAAGGAGTTTCTCTATTTTTTCTAATTTCAGATTCCAAAAAATTATTCCACAAACTCTGGCAACATCAATCTGTTCACGTGGAGTCCTATTCAGCTTAAGCATCGTAGACCCTTTACCAATACCAACCACCTGCTGAACTGGAATCTTTCTGCCTAAAAGACCATGTTTTTCATCATCTGAAAGAGCTTGCAAAACTCTTTTCACTTCTTCAGTGTCCATGTCATTAATTGCATACATCAACTTTTGAAGATGAATATCATGAGCATGACCTACTGTTGGTGTTTCACGAATCTCAACATTATCAGCACTCATAACCGGACAACCATACAACAAAGACAATAGTCCTACAAAAATATAGGTAAAAGATTTTATACGCATATACATCTTAATATCCTTTCAGGTAAATGCTCTATTTTTGTCATACATATTTATTTAAAAATTATAATAATTATACCAAATATAAGCATTTTATTAAGTATAAGCCTAATTCCATAGATTTTTCCAAACCAATTCATATAA
Encoded here:
- the uvrB gene encoding excinuclease ABC subunit UvrB; protein product: MKNKLFKLHSPFPVSGDQGKAIEKLSQNRPGKSTLLGVTGSGKTFTMANVIANQDKPVLILSPNKTLAAQLYEEFCQFFPENKVCYFVSYYDYYQPESYLPAQDVYVPKETKVNSEIERLRVEATASMVNRRDTIVIASVSCIYSLGNPEDYRSLAFHLKVGQNISRKELLQKLVAIQYVRNDVQRASGTMQVLGNAIEVNLPYQKDKLRIELFGNTIEAMQWVSKQNNNVQMELDNTIVFPAKHFVTPQNRIDGAIRSIKSELQQWAPQVKNPLYQERIKQRVSHDIEMLQEVGYCSGIENYSVHFDGRKSGERPYTLFDFYEDNDFLLMIDESHIAVPQLRGMYAGDRSRKKSLIDFGFRLPSAFDNRPLQFEEIETYFNNVVFVSATPGPYEIQQSDTIAEQIIRPTGLIDPEVHVQSRVGQIDHLINEINQTADKGFRTLVTVLTKKLAEELAHYLEDRQIKVCYLHSELKTPQRTELLQKLRLGTFDCLVGVNLLREGLDLPEVALVAIMDADIESFLRDKRSLIQTIGRAARNTESKVIMYADKITKSMQSAIDETDRRREIQLAFNKAHNITPKTVKREVVKSISNIQKAIAEASKANKKKNKKNFSQDELEQRIAELKDEMVQAAENLEFEKAIALRNQMQKLVQKISK
- a CDS encoding phospholipase D-like domain-containing protein — translated: MISIKKQAFLSVSILFSSSITFCADSQAGTELIQVTSTSYPFNGKQQSVKLKKDTLIKMPYVRALLQQPQDYDNPMTYSKNRLYLDFKSPQEENIFLLLYTLLQRIQPEDTMYDILQQIQQHYPHSIKNINETLAIAHKYLSITSALNTLRELNAQPLIKELGATKEQIHKDFFTPDTKIELLILSVIRAEKKSIKIACYKFNNEHIVEELHKAHKRGVKVEVIVDKTNNSDDIIQLFKLYKIPYYEWNDPERSKAIMHAKFMLCEQNILDQSLILSGSYNFTHAAELWNTEHMSVYNNKASYNKFKDQFQHLKQQSRPVVKGIEDEKHLAALAQDYEHQLVEKYTPEAYNILKAFKLEKELQDIVRYAQEIKAARTLGSKRSSDNRSPNEQNLHKRSRS
- a CDS encoding glycosyltransferase, with amino-acid sequence MNIVMVTNNYSPYSGGVVSSINAQVDALQKLGHIVTLITLDFSGKNYQDPTWVKRLYCPITFIYKKNHMAIPWRAKKQIRQLISEIKPDIVHVHHPFLLGHSAMQVAKQMHIPMIFTYHTIYEAYAHYIPLPQAFVKKITTYSVLKFCRQVDGIIAPSSSIQDYLIDNTIETPIKVIPSGLLSIFLPTHIKKRPVENGMLHLLVVSRMTKEKNIKAILHVAQQLIEQNVLFQLKLIGFGVEYDHLREYAFEQLRLPKDVVQFIYKPSKNEIEQAYQSADMFLFPSKTDTQGLVLAEAMAAGAPVIAFDGAGQRDIIKQAQNGYIVVNEGEMVDVIKELAHSPEQLSLLSEYAHETGQNYKPAVLAQKLIQFYQCFL
- a CDS encoding transaldolase family protein, encoding MKLFLDTADVAAIKEWAGTGLIDGVTTNPSHLAKEGKNPKKRVLEICDLLPDGEISVEVTEQDPKKVYKQAKAIASLADNILVKIPCHRDYYPVIAQLVDEGVKLNITLVFSLVQSLFMCKLGVTYISPFIGRWDDIDVEGKDLLIELRDVIDDYAYETQILAASIRGVRHLHEAIIAGADAATVPLAVLEKSTNHVLTDKGIDTFNADWAKLGVKTFP
- a CDS encoding SPFH domain-containing protein, which gives rise to MFNMIPYGFIIFFGAVFIFLITFLMRAVYLVRQAEAIVIEKLGKYDRTLLPGLHFVIPFIEIPRGVSWTYVEQSEGKRYYRYTRHTYRIDLREAVYDFPKQNVITRDNVTMEINALLYYQITDPKAAVYEVSNLSEAIEKLTQTTLRDVIGSMELDESLVSRSQINERLRIILDEATDKWGVKVNRVELQEVNPPIDIRHAMEKQMRAERDRRAIILESEGTKRAAILEAEGVKESNILRAQGEAEAEIRRAEGAADARLRITKAETEAIKMVQTSIPNGDPMPYMIAMQYIKTLPQMMEGKNDKMILVPYEASSLVGSLASIKKVFEGVK
- a CDS encoding NfeD family protein, with protein sequence MNNYIFFWLIVALFFLLFELGSPGLFYFLSFSFGALITSFASALCITMFDQAIIFIVSSIAAFFVLNKWVRKQSGNKHHHSNVYAMQGKKGVVVTPATLNRFGYVHIGGQVWAYKTMHDEIIAVGCPVEVIDVRGAHVIVRSFDLNK